In the Telopea speciosissima isolate NSW1024214 ecotype Mountain lineage chromosome 6, Tspe_v1, whole genome shotgun sequence genome, cttttatctttctttggaGTAGGAGTAATTTAGATTAGATTAGTTTGTCCACTGTAAATTCTCCCTTTAAGATATCTTGTTATGCATTACTTATCATTCAAAAGGACGATTAGATACAATTTTAATCATTTTCTATGTGCTCTGTCACTTCTCCTTGTTTTCTGATTATTGAATAGTCCTTAGAGCGATTGAGGCAGGAGTGTAATCCATTTTTACCTGGAAGAAGTCATATTAGTATCCATACTCTTCGATTCTCTGGCACGCTTGCGCATTTCAATCTACAACCTCTAAACTGAAAAAGTAGGAAACAAAAAGGTCTGATAACGAAAATTTTTCATCAAAATACATGGGAAGGAGGAATTCAATTTGAAGCTAGTAATCATAAAGGATCATGAGAGGATGAGCTGGGTTGATCTCAACACCTCACCCCATCACTCCCATGTACCGCCCCACCCCACCTCTGTTGATTTACTTCACCACCTGAtgaaacccaaattcacacGGACCAATCGGAAGCCGCCACGTGTCCCGACCCAAGAAGGTGGGTCGACTCAGGACCGGTGGAGAACCAGGTAGGTGCGAACCAAGGATGGACTTGATGAAGACCAGGCATAGGCGCAAACACCCTTGGACGCGAACCCCTATGGGCGCAGACTCCCCCATGGGCGCGGACTCCCCCCTATGGGCACGGATCCCCCTATGGGCGTGGACCACTTACGGGCGCAAACCCCTATGGGCGCGGACTCCCCCATGGGCGCGGACTCCCCCCTATGGGCGTGGACCTCAGACAGGCATGGACCCACGCAGATGCAGATCTGACCGCGGAGGACGTAGAGCCTGATCTAAGACCAGGCCACTACCAcagccatcaacaagacatgcatcatctcaaggactctaggccactgcCTACCAATCACGTCAACCCTGACGGACTCAAACACCAAAGGCCTTATCCAACAAGCGCAAGCGTCTATCTACTAGAGACATCGACTCAATCGGGACACTATCTCCCGTAGAGAGGCAACCAACCAAGAAGAACCCTGCCACCCAGGGACACTATCAACAACGAGGACTACTCGTCGTtgactgggactctccacactgccaccTTCCACTAtgaaagggaaggtactctaccccatcaactCACCTTGAATTCTAGCTATTCATCTGTTGGCTCAGAGAGAtttaacttaggcatcagagagtcctaggccgaaaccacaccggttgTCCCTTGTCaccctggtccttttgcaggttacggcactcgaggGACCATTGATCGATTTCCTGACGCAATACCACCCCCTCCCATCACTCCCTTGCACTACTCCCATCTCCCACTTCTTAACAAAGAAGAATGAAATATGATATTTTCATCAGCTCAACAACAAAAAGTGCTTATTTTTTCCATTCCAATCTTTGGttattgaaaaataaaaccacCAAAGCCATGATGatcagaaaaaaaacaaaacaaaacaaaaaaatacaaaaaagagcTTATAAATGTAAGCTCACTTTGGTAGAAATTAAGGCAACATGAAAAAATGTGACCCCTTATAAAGAGGGGTGATAATATAAAGGGAGAGAttctccaagaaaaaaaaattttgtttaataGCATAAAGGGAGAGATTCTTTGAGCAAGCAGAATaggggagcacaccaatgaaATGGGACAAAGTAGAATTGTACATTGGAAGGCAGCAAATTCATTTCATTTGAGGAGAAGGAAGCAAAgggtatttttttcttcaaacttttaatttggGCAATTTGATCCTAAATAAATGGTTGGGTGAGTATTAACGTTTAAAACTAACGACAGTTAGTTCGATGGACTAATTTACTTACTTTCAATAGATGAGGGGGTGTGCTTGAAAGGTTTTAAAGATGAGCGGGTGTACATGAAAACAGGCCATAGTTGAGGGGCTGTCCCTATattttcccctttattttttggtgacCATTTTTAAGGGTGTATATCGGTTCAGTTCCGATTGGTTCTAGTTCAGTTCCAGGTAGTATTAGTGTAAATCAGATCCGGACCAAGTTCAACTTCGGTTTAGAAATTCGATACTCATATGGAACTAGGgcacccaacccaacccgacctgACCCGACTCTGACTTAGGGCCAAGAAAATCCAACCTTGTCCTGCccttagggtcgggccgggctgacacTGATCATAAAGTGGGGGAAGGAAAGATGCATGAATTTGATTGAGTTGGGCTagaattgaaccggttcagatcatggtccaatttaagtgatttatttcttttggttgttAGGTGATTTATTTCTATTGGTTATTAAGGAatcttttaagttgtttagctttTAATTTTAGTTGTCCCACCCATCCACGATTTATATTGAGTGAGTGACTTGTTTTAGTAATAGGAATCAGCTTTGGAATTCAAATTCCTAAGCTGACTAGTTGgagaaaattataaattttacataaaataacattataataaaacatactatcacttattatctttatatataatattaatatattatatataacaaaatatgtgtgaaCCAGGGTAGGTTCGGGCCAATAGAGCCAAACTTGTACCTCTATACCAAACCTGTACAGTTCTAGGTGGGTTTTGGTTCCTATTGTATTTTGAAAATCGGTTCCTACACAGTTCGATTCTGGTTCTTGTAcctggtttatatatatatactagtaaacgtGCACGTGTAGGCATTTAGTAGGTGGTAGAGAATAAATTGTTAGGAATATATTGgcaagaatgagagagagagagcgagagagagagagagagagagagagagagaggaaatgaaGGTTGGAGGAGGGGATGTGCGTATAAGAGGGCAAGGGAGACTTTGAAAAGGTACTTGTCAACATCTAGATACTCACTAATGAGAGGACCTACACTTTGTCATGAACTTTGATCAAACACGTTTCTCGtgattaatttaaaaaaaaaattaaaaaaattatctgTAAATTCTACTCATATGTTCGAAAAGGTTTACTTAATTTTACCTAGAGcctgttaccaaaaaaaataataattcaccCATAGCTTCCTTCATAGACACTCTTCAAAGGGTATACCTTCTAAATATGGATAGCTTTAGTAGAAATGGGGGGTCGGGCGGTACAGGAGAGATGTGCTCAACTCTATGGCAGATTAGGGAAAAACGAAGGCATGATTTGTATTTAGTATTTACCCCTAAAGGGTATTTTCGTCTTCAAACTTTGAATTTGGGaaatttggtcctaaaaaaatGGTTAGGTGAGTATTAACATTTAAAACTAACGGCAGTTAGTTTGATGGATTAATTTACTTACTTTCAATAGATGAGGGGGTGTGTTTGAAAGATTTTACAGATTAGGGGGTGTTTATGAAAATAGACCATAGTTGAAGGGTGTCCCTATATTTTCCccaaaaataaacattacaaaacCGGCCTTAAGGTACGAAGGCcgattaccaaaaaataaataaaagagaaatcaaaggAACACGATGTAAGATTCGAATCGAACGACAATATGGATACCCAACAAAACTACAGTGACATGCAGCATGCtctactaggggtgtcaatcggtcgggtTCGGTCGGTCTCAGTCGGGCCTAGACGGGCCTCGccaattttataggctgcaccgtgtccgaccGTTTAGGTGTTTGGGCTTGCATTGAACGGACATGGTACTGTTTAATTTCGGTCggtcggtgttcggtctttaatcggggcagCCTTATTCAAGGTAAACAGGTCTCAAACAGGCCTCGGTCGGGCTAGTGGcctatttaactctaaacgggcaCTAAACGGGTACTAAACGATGTGGGTAGATAATGTCCTCCTAGCATTGCTCAAATTTAAATATTACAAATGCAATAAAATGCACAACTGCCTTGAACACGAGCGTAAATACCAATCTGTCTGGGTTCATTCACTTGTTAGATTCTGGTAGAAGTTAATTAAAGAAGCCACCTTAATTCCAAATGTAATCCTCATTAGATTATAAGACCCCATCATAAAACAAACTCTATGAGGAAACGTGTTAGATTGAATCCACAAACAATTACTCAaagactgaaattttgattttgccatactgaatagaaaaaagaaaaaaaaaagagatggaatTTGGAAGGTTAATTAgggttaatggttttttttttggtaaataattaaGGTTAATGGTTACTTAGTCATTTAGGAGGGTTAGGTTACCTAGGTCGTTAGggagttggaagttggaacgtTTGTTTTTGGGTCTTTTCTCTTTTGGCCGTTTGGACATGGCCGTGCCTTGGGGTtaggggtagaataggtaataaTTATCGGGCTTAGGGGGTCGGGCTTAAACGGGGCAAAAGGGTTTGGGCTCGGTCGGGGCTTGAAACGGGCGGGTTGATCGAGCACCTGATGGTGCCACCTCCAGCACCGGGAACGACCGTTTATAAACGGATCGGGCTGAAGCCCGACACATTTATTAATCAGATCGGGCCGGTTCAATCTTTAAGCGGTCGGATGCGATCGGGTCTGCCGGTGCAGGCCtggcattgacacccctatgctCTACAGTTACAGAAGGGGGGAGATTTGGCGTAGACATAAACacacaaaattttcaaaaagcAGTTGACGGGGTAAAGAAAGACGTGCTCTGCTCTATCTCTCACATTACGGATTTCGCGGCTATTTCAGCGCGCGGTTGTTACCAGGCAGGGTTAGCAGATATAGAGTGATCTGATAGATAGGGGTCAGGGTTTTCGAAAAGCATCAAAATCGTTGGATTGGTGTGTTTGCTTGATTTGACGAGACGAGGAAAGCCAGATGCCGATCATCTGTTTCGATGTAGTAGGAATCGggattattaaaaaaacaataattattTCCACGCGTTATTCGACCTCTAAAGTCGAGAGATCGaagtcttcttctcctttacGAAACGCAGTCATTTCTCTTCTTcgttttcattcttttttgtcGTCTTCGATCGCCCGCGATTTCATTGTGCATCGCTTGGAATACAGAAAGTTCAGCCGAATCGGAGGTTAGGTTCACGTAGAATAAGATCTAAAGAGATAGATTTGGATCTctgaagcagaagaagaagaagaccaaatctGGTCTAATTTACAGAAAACGAAGACGAATTGGAAGATCATTTGGGTAAATCTGTCATCGCTTCGCTCTTTCTACAGAAAACAGAGATAGATCCATGGATTGCAACAGAATTTAGCTTGATCGGCAAAATAGAGGTGCATTGGAAAGTGATCTGTGGAAGGATTTGTAAAAGCATTGTAAGGTTGGAATGGATCGTATCTGAATTGTCGAATTttcaagaaaggaaagagattgaTTGAAGTGATCAGGAGATCAGGAGAAGGATTGGTTAATTGCTGATATGAGCGGACAAGAACCGGCGAAGCTCGATGATGAGCAGATTGCAGAGTTACGGGAGATATTCCGCTCCTTTGACCGGAACAACGATGGTAGCTTAACACAGTTGGAACTTGAATCGCTCCTGAGATCGCTTGGTCTCAAACCAAGTCCGGAGCAACTCGAAGCTCTAATACAGAAAGCCGATAAGAACAGCAACGGCCTTGTGGAATTCTCCGAATTTGTATCCCTTGTAGCGCCCGATCTCCTCCCGGTGAAATCACCCTATAATGAAGAACAGCTTCGTCAGCTATTCCGGATGTTCGATCGCGATGGAAACGGTTACATCACAGCAGCAGAATTGGCCCACTCCATGGCTAAACTTGGGCATGCTCTGACCGCAAAGGAATTGACAGGGATGATCAATGAGGCAGACACAGATGGTGATGGTCGGATCAGTTTTGAGGAATTCTCTCAGGCAATCACCTCAGCTGCTTTTGACAACTCATGGGTTTGATTGATGAATGAATAAATGAATGGAGATCTTGGGTTTCTCTGGTCACATTGGTGTGTTATTTTCATCTGTtgctccttttctccttttgacATCAAAATTTGTCCCCTTTCTCTATGTTGGTTCATTTTAGTTTAAAAATCTTATCGGTTTAATTGTCTGGAATTGAAAGGGTTAATCGGTGTTTGCAGAGAAGGGATTACAAGAGGTTGAACGGATGAACTCCATGATGGATGGGTGTTCAGGGCTTGTGGATTCCATATTTTTTTAACGTATTCTGTATATATGTAGAGGAAGTTCTTGGTGTGGATGTGAATCTGAATGTTTTAgcattttcaaattcaaactgGAACTTGATA is a window encoding:
- the LOC122663939 gene encoding probable calcium-binding protein CML18, producing MSGQEPAKLDDEQIAELREIFRSFDRNNDGSLTQLELESLLRSLGLKPSPEQLEALIQKADKNSNGLVEFSEFVSLVAPDLLPVKSPYNEEQLRQLFRMFDRDGNGYITAAELAHSMAKLGHALTAKELTGMINEADTDGDGRISFEEFSQAITSAAFDNSWV